From a region of the Actinopolymorpha singaporensis genome:
- a CDS encoding sensor histidine kinase — protein sequence MGRPPGLSVRLRLTLSYAGFLMVAGALLLAVVWVFLLRYVPDGPLWFPGPHVPNRSDLQRAFAPRALQALGFLLAFGLLGGWILAGRMLAPLTRITRATRRAANGSLSHRIHMEGRNDEFRELADAFDTMLAQLEAHVEEQKRFAANASHELRTPLAITQTLLEVARNDPNRDTGELLRILQAVNTRAIDLTEALLLLSRADQRTFTREHLDLSLLAEEATETLLPMAEKHGITVETSGGITPAVGSPALLLQLTANLVHNAIVHNLPAGGTVSVHTESRHDASVLRVENTGRRIPSELVPTLVEPFQRGTERIRTDEHTGVGLGLAIVHSIVRAHDGTLDLTARPAGGLLVTVRLPRDGTFVSDKGVPVESL from the coding sequence GTGGGTAGGCCGCCGGGTCTGAGCGTGCGCCTCAGGCTCACCCTCAGCTATGCCGGCTTTCTCATGGTGGCCGGCGCCCTGCTGCTCGCCGTCGTCTGGGTCTTCCTCCTGCGCTATGTTCCCGACGGCCCGTTGTGGTTTCCGGGCCCGCACGTTCCCAACCGTTCAGACCTCCAGCGCGCGTTCGCTCCGCGGGCGTTGCAGGCCCTGGGATTTCTGCTGGCGTTCGGCCTCCTGGGCGGGTGGATCCTCGCCGGCCGCATGCTCGCTCCCCTGACCCGCATCACCCGCGCCACCCGCAGGGCAGCGAACGGATCGCTTTCGCACCGGATCCACATGGAAGGCCGCAACGACGAGTTCCGCGAACTCGCCGACGCCTTCGACACGATGCTCGCGCAACTGGAGGCACACGTCGAAGAGCAGAAGAGATTCGCGGCCAACGCCTCCCACGAGCTGCGCACCCCGCTGGCGATCACCCAGACCCTTCTCGAAGTGGCCCGCAACGACCCGAACCGCGACACCGGCGAACTTCTCCGCATCCTCCAGGCCGTCAACACGCGCGCGATCGACCTGACCGAAGCGCTGCTCCTGCTGAGCCGGGCGGACCAGCGGACGTTCACCCGCGAACACCTCGACCTGTCCCTGCTGGCCGAGGAGGCCACCGAGACGCTGCTGCCGATGGCGGAGAAGCACGGCATCACGGTCGAGACCTCCGGCGGCATCACGCCCGCTGTCGGCTCACCAGCACTTCTGCTGCAGCTGACCGCGAACCTCGTGCACAACGCGATCGTGCACAACCTCCCCGCCGGCGGGACCGTGTCGGTGCACACCGAATCCCGGCACGACGCGAGCGTCCTGCGAGTCGAGAACACCGGCCGGCGAATCCCGTCGGAGCTGGTACCGACTCTGGTCGAACCCTTCCAACGCGGAACGGAACGCATCCGCACCGACGAGCACACCGGCGTCGGCCTCGGGCTGGCGATTGTGCACAGCATCGTCCGAGCACACGACGGGACCCTCGACCTCACAGCCCGTCCTGCCGGCGGTCTCCTGGTCACGGTTCGGCTTCCCCGGGATGGAACTTTCGTGTCCGACAAGGGGGTCCCTGTGGAGTCCCTGTGA
- a CDS encoding uridine kinase, with translation MPPSTPPLPPARPRPHSPAADVVTDVASGLAAEVAAQVLAAPPLLGPVRLVCVDGPACSGKTTLAARLAAALGDVPTVHMDDLYEGWDGLPTVAARLSTWLLEPLRGARPGRYRRYDWPRGEYAEWHEVPVGPALVVEGVGSASRVVEGLATSKLWVEAPQDVRRARAAARDAGAFEPYWDAWARAEQAHFAAEDTRRRADLRVDGVSGAYG, from the coding sequence GCCCGCGCGACCGCGGCCGCACTCGCCGGCCGCCGACGTGGTCACCGACGTGGCATCCGGCCTCGCCGCCGAGGTCGCCGCTCAGGTGCTGGCAGCGCCGCCACTGCTGGGGCCGGTCCGGCTGGTGTGCGTCGACGGTCCGGCGTGTTCGGGCAAGACGACCCTGGCCGCGAGATTGGCGGCGGCCCTGGGCGACGTGCCGACCGTGCACATGGACGACCTGTACGAGGGATGGGACGGCCTGCCCACAGTGGCCGCCAGGTTGAGTACGTGGCTGCTGGAACCGCTGCGCGGGGCACGGCCCGGACGGTACCGGCGCTACGACTGGCCGCGCGGTGAGTACGCCGAATGGCACGAGGTGCCGGTTGGTCCCGCCCTCGTGGTCGAGGGCGTCGGCTCGGCGAGCCGGGTGGTCGAAGGCCTGGCCACCTCGAAGCTGTGGGTGGAGGCACCCCAGGACGTCCGCCGCGCCCGGGCCGCCGCCCGCGACGCCGGGGCGTTCGAGCCGTACTGGGACGCGTGGGCCAGGGCCGAGCAGGCGCACTTCGCGGCGGAGGACACCCGGCGCCGCGCCGACCTTCGCGTCGACGGCGTTTCCGGCGCCTACGGCTGA
- a CDS encoding CaiB/BaiF CoA transferase family protein, translating into MSGPLDGVLVVDLSRALAGPHAAMMLGDLGARVVKVEHPGGGDDSRGWGPPFVGPPGATEATYFLSCNRNKESVVLDLKSEKGRRDLGRLLARADVLVENFRPGVLDRLGFSVEAVTAANPRLVVLSITGFGHDGPEGNRAGYDQIAQGEAGLMSVTGPRPGEPVRVGVPIADLLAGMYGAYGVVAALHERHRTGRGRVVRTSLLAAVVGVHAYQGTRYTVAGEVPRAQGNHHPSICPYGLFHAADGLVQISVGSEQLWRTFAAAFELPVDEPGFATNAERVGAMDQVVAAVEAAFASWPVSRLLPRLADVGVPAGEVKTLDQVYEWEQTRSQGLVIEVDHATLGRINLPGPPIRLDDEPRAGGRDTHLAPPTLGQHTADVLAWLDSLDRDSDRDSDRDSDRDPDGDQP; encoded by the coding sequence GTGAGCGGCCCGCTCGACGGCGTCCTGGTCGTCGACCTGTCCCGGGCACTGGCCGGGCCGCACGCGGCGATGATGCTGGGTGACCTGGGCGCGCGGGTCGTCAAGGTCGAGCACCCCGGCGGCGGTGACGACTCACGCGGGTGGGGGCCGCCGTTCGTGGGACCGCCCGGCGCGACCGAGGCGACGTACTTCCTGTCCTGCAACCGCAACAAGGAGTCCGTCGTTCTCGACCTGAAGTCCGAGAAGGGCCGGCGTGACCTGGGCCGGCTGCTCGCCCGCGCCGACGTCCTGGTGGAGAACTTCCGGCCCGGTGTGCTGGACCGGCTCGGCTTCTCCGTCGAGGCGGTCACCGCCGCCAACCCGCGGCTGGTGGTGCTGTCCATCACCGGGTTCGGTCACGACGGACCGGAGGGCAACCGCGCGGGGTACGACCAGATCGCCCAGGGCGAGGCCGGACTGATGTCGGTGACCGGGCCCCGGCCGGGTGAGCCGGTGCGGGTCGGCGTACCGATCGCGGACCTGCTGGCCGGGATGTACGGCGCGTACGGCGTCGTCGCCGCCCTGCACGAACGCCACAGGACCGGACGCGGCCGTGTCGTGCGCACCTCCCTGCTGGCCGCCGTGGTCGGCGTGCACGCCTACCAGGGGACGCGCTACACCGTCGCAGGCGAGGTGCCGCGCGCGCAGGGCAACCACCATCCCTCCATCTGCCCGTACGGCCTGTTCCACGCGGCCGACGGGCTGGTGCAGATCTCGGTCGGCAGCGAGCAGTTGTGGCGGACGTTCGCGGCGGCGTTCGAACTGCCCGTGGACGAGCCCGGCTTCGCCACCAACGCCGAACGCGTCGGCGCCATGGACCAGGTGGTCGCCGCAGTGGAGGCCGCGTTCGCGTCCTGGCCGGTGAGCCGGCTGCTGCCGCGGCTGGCCGACGTCGGCGTACCCGCCGGCGAGGTGAAGACCCTCGACCAGGTGTACGAGTGGGAGCAGACGCGTTCGCAGGGGCTGGTGATCGAGGTCGACCACGCCACCCTGGGCCGGATCAACCTGCCGGGGCCGCCGATCCGGCTGGACGACGAACCCCGAGCGGGTGGCCGGGACACGCACCTTGCGCCGCCGACGCTCGGGCAGCACACCGCCGACGTCCTCGCCTGGCTGGACTCGCTCGACCGTGACTCCGACCGTGACTCCGACCGTGACTCCGACCGCGACCCGGACGGCGATCAGCCGTAG
- a CDS encoding DUF1259 domain-containing protein, with product MYQPTAGGQDIGDVEGPEGVTFTPAFQIDGTLTFMPLRHGRAFFNGDIALKVEEVKGFVDAILANDLEFQAFHQHFDEMNPQIWYVHWRGVGRALELAQAVRHTVDATSTPLPQTKPQNPTTPLDADRLARVLGGEAEVGEEGVVTVTVPRGGHVVIGGILASPQSNISTNVQFKPLGDDDSRAAVAPDFSMTAHEIGPVVSRMRHTDWDLGCLYNQETDEHPQLYFSHMLKTGDPYALAREVREGLDLTCTR from the coding sequence GTGTACCAGCCGACGGCAGGAGGCCAGGACATCGGCGACGTCGAGGGACCAGAAGGTGTGACGTTCACCCCGGCGTTCCAGATCGACGGCACGCTGACCTTCATGCCGCTGCGGCACGGTCGGGCGTTCTTCAACGGCGACATCGCCCTGAAGGTCGAGGAAGTGAAGGGCTTCGTCGACGCGATCCTGGCCAACGACCTCGAGTTCCAGGCGTTCCACCAGCACTTCGACGAGATGAACCCGCAGATCTGGTACGTCCACTGGCGCGGTGTCGGGCGCGCGCTGGAGTTGGCTCAAGCGGTACGCCACACCGTGGACGCCACCTCCACCCCGCTGCCGCAGACCAAGCCGCAGAACCCGACCACGCCGCTGGACGCCGACCGGCTCGCCCGCGTCCTGGGTGGCGAGGCGGAGGTCGGGGAGGAGGGAGTGGTGACGGTGACCGTCCCGCGCGGCGGGCACGTCGTGATCGGCGGCATCCTCGCCTCGCCGCAGTCGAACATCTCCACCAACGTGCAGTTCAAGCCGCTGGGTGACGACGACAGCCGCGCCGCCGTCGCACCCGACTTCTCGATGACCGCGCACGAGATCGGGCCGGTGGTCTCCCGGATGCGGCACACCGACTGGGACCTCGGCTGCCTGTACAACCAGGAGACCGACGAGCACCCGCAGCTGTACTTCTCCCACATGCTCAAGACCGGCGATCCGTACGCCCTTGCCCGGGAGGTCCGCGAGGGTCTGGACCTCACCTGCACGCGGTGA